One window of Papaver somniferum cultivar HN1 chromosome 9, ASM357369v1, whole genome shotgun sequence genomic DNA carries:
- the LOC113309001 gene encoding aquaporin TIP1-1-like, protein MPIRDIAIGRPEEATHPDALKAALAEFICTLIFVFAGEGSGMAYNKLTNDGASSPAGLVSASLAHAFALFVAVSVGANISGGHVNPAVTFGAFVGGNITLLRGILYWIAQLLGSVVACALLKFATGGLVTSAFALSSGVTVWNAFVFEIVMTFGLVYTVYATAIDPKKGSLGTIAPLAIGFIVGANILAGGAFDGASMNPAVSFGPAVVSWTWTNHWVYWAGPLVGGGLAGLVYEFCFIGHNTHEQLPSTDY, encoded by the exons ATGCCGATCAGAGATATTGCAATTGGAAGGCCCGAAGAGGCAACTCATCCTGATGCATTGAAAGCAGCATTAGCTGAATTCATATGCACACTAATCTTTGTATTTGCAGGAGAAGGCTCAGGTATGGCCTACAACAAGCTTACCAATGATGGAGCTAGTAGTCCTGCTGGTCTTGTTTCTGCCTCATTAGCTCATGCTTTCGCACTATTTGTTGCGGTTTCTGTTGGTGCTAACATCTCTGGGGGTCATGTTAACCCTGCTGTTACCTTCGGTGCTTTCGTTGGTGGTAATATCACTCTTCTTCGTGGTATTCTCTACTGGATTGCTCAACTCCTCGGCTCCGTCGTTGCTTGCGCACTCCTTAAATTCGCCACCGGTGGTTTG GTTACATCGGCTTTTGCATTGTCATCTGGAGTGACAGTCTGGAACGCTTTCGTATTCGAGATAGTGATGACATTCGGTCTTGTATACACTGTATATGCAACAGCCATTGATCCAAAGAAGGGAAGTTTGGGAACAATTGCACCCCTTGCCATTGGTTTCATTGTTGGAGCTAACATTTTGGCCGGTGGAGCTTTCGATGGAGCATCCATGAACCCAGCTGTATCATTCGGTCCTGCAGTTGTCAGCTGGACATGGACTAACCACTGGGTTTACTGGGCTGGACCTTTGGTTGGTGGTGGACTTGCTGGGCTCGTGTACGAGTTCTGTTTCATTGGTCACAACACACATGAACAATTACCTTCCACTGATTACTAG